A genomic region of Streptomyces rimosus contains the following coding sequences:
- a CDS encoding TIGR03936 family radical SAM-associated protein, with product MQRIRLRYTKRGRLRFTSHRDFQRAFERALRRAEVPMAYSAGFTPHPKVSYANAAPTGTGSEAEYLEIQLAERRDPDMLRTLLDESLPAGLDITDAVEARTSGLADRLQASVWELRLDGVAPADAAHAVETFLAAEEVQVERRTKNGIRTFDARAAVARLEAAAPEGDRPGGDACAILRLVVRHATPAVRPDDVLSGLRATADLAPPVPAAVTRLAQGLLDEETGAVTDPLAPDRDAAEADTTTAAG from the coding sequence GTGCAGCGCATCCGACTGCGCTACACCAAGCGCGGCCGCCTCCGGTTCACCAGCCACCGCGACTTCCAGCGCGCTTTCGAGCGGGCGCTGCGCCGCGCCGAGGTCCCCATGGCGTATTCGGCGGGCTTCACCCCGCACCCCAAGGTGTCGTACGCCAACGCCGCGCCGACCGGTACCGGCAGCGAGGCCGAGTACCTGGAGATCCAGCTCGCCGAGCGCCGCGACCCGGACATGCTCCGCACCCTGCTGGACGAGTCGCTGCCGGCGGGCCTGGACATCACCGACGCGGTCGAGGCCCGTACGTCCGGGCTTGCCGACCGGCTCCAGGCGTCGGTGTGGGAGCTGCGCCTGGACGGCGTCGCTCCCGCCGACGCGGCACACGCCGTCGAAACCTTCCTCGCCGCCGAGGAAGTGCAGGTCGAACGCCGTACGAAGAACGGCATCCGGACCTTCGACGCGCGGGCCGCGGTGGCCCGCCTCGAAGCCGCGGCGCCCGAGGGCGATAGGCCGGGTGGCGATGCCTGTGCGATACTGCGGCTGGTTGTTCGGCATGCGACACCTGCCGTACGACCCGACGACGTCCTGTCCGGCCTCCGAGCTACGGCCGACCTGGCGCCGCCGGTCCCCGCTGCGGTGACCAGGCTGGCGCAGGGGCTGCTCGATGAGGAGACCGGCGCGGTGACCGACCCGCTCGCGCCCGACCGCGACGCTGCCGAGGCCGACACAACGACGGCCGCCGGCTGA